From Camelus dromedarius isolate mCamDro1 chromosome 12, mCamDro1.pat, whole genome shotgun sequence, the proteins below share one genomic window:
- the LOC105098030 gene encoding LOW QUALITY PROTEIN: olfactory receptor 52P1-like (The sequence of the model RefSeq protein was modified relative to this genomic sequence to represent the inferred CDS: inserted 1 base in 1 codon): protein MSLTNNTNTHPSTFXLLGIPGMEAIHTWISVPFCLVYLSALLGNISILLIIRTDSSLHEPTYFFLCMLSVAELIISTTAMPKILSIFWFNDREIYFEACLIQVFLIHSLCSMASGFILAMAFDRYVAICNPLRHSIILTHRVIKNMGLAIVFRGTLLFSPQPFMLQWLPYCRTNIISHTYCEFMALIKLACAETRIRRLYSLTAAFLTGDLDFILILCSYIVILYTVFRLPSKADRLKTLGTCGSHVCVILVAYTPAFFSFLNHRFGHGVAPHVHIFVANIYLLVPSMVNPMIYGIRTKRIRERFRQVLTSHKF, encoded by the exons ATGTCATTGACAAACAATACCAATACCCATCCCAGCACCT TTCTCCTTGGCATTCCAGGGATGGAGGCCATCCACACTTGGATATCAGTGCCCTTCTGTCTTGTTTACCTAAGTGCTCTCCTGGGAAATATCTCTATTCTACTTATTATCAGAACAGATTCCAGCCTGCACGAGCCCACGTACTTCTTCCTCTGTATGCTCTCCGTGGCTGAACTGATCATCTCCACTACTGCTATGCCCAAAATCCTCAGCATTTTTTGGTTCAATGACAGGGAGATCTATTTTGAAGCCTGCCTTATACAAGTATTTCTCATCCATTCACTATGCAGCATGGCCTCGGGGTTTATCTTGGCCATGGCCTTTGACAGGTATGTGGCAATCTGCAATCCTCTGAGACATTCCATTATCCTGACACACAGAGTCATCAAGAACATGGGGCTGGCTATTGTTTTCCGGGGAACTTTGCTTTTCAGTCCTCAGCCCTTCATGCTTCAGTGGCTTCCCTACTGCAGAACTAATATCATCTCCCACACTTACTGTGAATTCATGGCTTTGATCAAGCTTGCTTGTGCAGAGACCAGGATACGAAGACTATACAGCCTAACTGCTGCCTTCCTTACTGGAGATTTAGATTTCATATTAATCCTCTGCTCCTACATTGTCATCCTTTACACTGTCTTCCGTCTTCCATCCAAGGCTGATCGGCTCAAGACCTTGGGCACTTGTGGATCCCACGTGTGTGTGATCTTAGTGGCCTACACTCcagcctttttctcctttcttaatcACAGGTTTGGGCATGGTGTAGCTCCTCATGTTCACATCTTTGTGGCCAACATCTATCTCCTCGTCCCATCCATGGTGAACCCAATGATCTACGGCATAAGAACCAAGAGGATAAGAGAACGATTCCGCCAAGTTTTGACTTCTCACAAATTCTAA
- the LOC135322590 gene encoding LOW QUALITY PROTEIN: olfactory receptor 51L1-like (The sequence of the model RefSeq protein was modified relative to this genomic sequence to represent the inferred CDS: substituted 1 base at 1 genomic stop codon), with the protein MATINSNNTLSSTFYLTGIPGYEEFHPWISIPFCLLYLVGIMGNCTILHIVWTDPRLHEPMYYFLAMLSLTDMGMSLPTVTSLFRVLWSISREIQFNMCVVQMFFIHTFSFTESSVLLAMALDRYVAICHPLXYATILTPVLITKIGIATLLRSAFAMIPLLARLAFFPFCHSHILSHSYCLHQDMIRLACADTKFNVIYGLVLITVLWGMDSLDIFVSYVFILHSVLRISSQEGRFKALNTCASHICAVLILYVPMIGLSVVHRFAKHSSLLMHIFMAHIYLLVPPVLNPIIYSVKTKQIRQGVLCLLLPRKISSTLM; encoded by the coding sequence ATGGCAACCATAAACTCCAACAATACTCTGTCCTCCACATTCTATCTCACAGGTATCCCTGGATATGAGGAATTTCACCCCTGGATTTCCATCCCATTCTGTCTCCTCTACCTTGTTGGAATAATGGGTAACTGTACTATCCTACATATTGTCTGGACAGACCCCAGGCTCCATGAGCCAATGTACTACTTCTTGGCCATGCTTTCCCTCACTGACATGGGCATGTCCTTGCCCACAGTGACATCACTCTTCAGGGTGTTGTGGTCCATTTCCAGGGAAATCCAGTTCAATATGTGTGTGGTCCAAATGTTTTTCATTCATACCTTTTCCTTCACTGAATCATCTGTGCTCTTGGCAATGGCCCTTGACCGATATGTGGCCATCTGCCACCCTTTGTGATATGCTACCATTCTCACCCCAGTGCTTATCACTAAAATTGGAATTGCAACCTTGCTTAGGAGTGCCTTTGCCATGATTCCCCTTCTGGCCCGGCTGGCCTTCTTTCCCTTCTGCCATTCCCACATCCTTTCTCATTCCTATTGTCTGCACCAGGACATGATCCGCCTTGCCTGTGCTGACACCAAGTTTAAtgttatatatgggttggttctgATCACTGTGCTGTGGGGCATGGACTCTCTGGATATTTTTGTGTCTTATGTTTTCATCCTTCACTCAGTATTAAGAATTTCATCCCAGGAGGGGAGATTTAAGGCCCTTAACACATGTGCATCCCACATCTGTGCTGTACTTATTCTATATGTGCCTATGATTGGGCTATCTGTTGTCCATCGTTTTGCAAAACACTCATCCCTGCTCATGCACATCTTCATGGCTCATATCTACTTGTTAGTTCCACCTGTGCTCAACCCAATCATCTATAGTGTGAAGACCAAGCAGATCCGCCAAGGAGTTCTCTGCCTACTTCTCCCCAGAAAAATCAGTTCTACTTTGATGTAA
- the LOC105098026 gene encoding olfactory receptor 52Z1P has protein sequence MEFFNSNIYKPFLLTGFPGLEDSHPVISILFCALYPIALMGNTTILVFIQVEESLHAPMYLFLSMLAASDLGLCAATLSTLLKLFWFDILEIDFACLIQMFFIHVFSLMKSGILLTMAFERYVAISNPLRYTTILTNSTIAKTDIIKLSCSDHRMNSSYGLIILLTTFGVDSVLILLSYLKILVTVLGIASREEQFKALNTCVSHICAVLLVYIPIMDLGHLSVTTSNSASARLIASLLTGVPGLEDFQIWISIPFSFMCLLAVTGNGLVMAVVAWDRSLHEPMYLSLAMLALNDVLLCTVTVPKMLLIFWQGPSPSTFPACLTQMFFVHALFLSESAVLLAMAFDRYVAICAHLHYATLLTGSLISKVGLALVARSVVVVIPGVLLILRLYFCRSNVIRHTYCENMGIAKLACNSIAPNSIYGLTAALLTTGLDFVLISLSYWLILRTVFRLPSREAWMKAFGTCGAHICVILIFYTLAFFSFFTHRFGNHVPRHTLILLANLYLLVPPIMNPIVYGVKTKEIRV, from the exons ATGGAGTTTTTCAACAGTAACATCTACAAACCTTTTCTTCTGACTGGTTTCCCTGGCCTTGAAGACTCACATCCTgtgatttccattttgttttgtgcCCTCTACCCAATTGCCCTGATGGGTAACACCACCATCTTAGTGTTTATTCAGGTGGAAGAGTCACTTCATGCACCCATGTACCTTTTTCTCTCCATGCTGGCTGCTAGTGACCTGGGACTCTGTGCTGCCACCCTGTCCACCCTGCTCAAGCTTTTCTGGTTCGATATCCTTGAAATAGACTTTGCTTGCCTCATCCAGATGTTCTTCATCCATGTTTTCTCCCTAATGAAGTCTGGCATCCTGCTCACCATGGCTTTTGAACGCTACGTGGCCATCTCTAATCCACTCAGGTACACTACTATTTTGACTAATTCCACGATTGCAAAGACAG ATATTATCAAACTCTCTTGTTCTGACCACCGCATGAATAGCAGCTATGGCCTCATCATCCTCCTCACCACCTTTGGAGTGGACTCTGTACTTATTCTCCTCTCTTACTTGAAGATTCTGGTCACTGTGCTAGGTATTGCCTCCCGGGAAGAACAATTCAAGGCCCTTAATACTTGTGTCTCCCACATCTGTGCTGTGCTGCTGGTCTACATCCCCATTATGG ATCTTGGCCACTTGTCTGTAACCACATCCAACTCCGCATCCGCTCGCCTCATTGCCTCCTTGCTGACCGGTGTACCAGGACTAGAAGACTTCCAAATCTGGATCTCCATCCCTTTCAGCTTCATGTGTCTCCTTGCTGTGACAGGCAATGGCCTGGTTATGGCAGTGGTGGCTTGGGATAGAAGCCTCCATGAACCCATGTATCTCTCCTTAGCCATGCTGGCACTCAATGATGTCCTCCTTTGTACTGTCACGGTGCCCAAAATGCTTCTCATCTTCTGGCAGGGCCCTTCCCCATCAACGTTTCCTGCCTGTCTCACACAGATGTTTTTTGTCCATGCTCTGTTCCTCTCTGAATCTGCTGTTCTACTGGCCATGGCTTTTGACCGCTACGTGGCTATCTGTGCACACCTCCATTATGCAACTCTCCTTACAGGCTCTCTCATTAGCAAGGTGGGCCTGGCTCTGGTGGCTCGAAGTGTGGTTGTTGTCATCCCAGGTGTCCTCCTCATTCTCCGACTGTACTTCTGCCGGAGCAATGTCATCCGCCACACCTACTGTGAGAACATGGGCATTGCCAAGTTGGCCTGCAACAGCATTGCCCCTAATAGCATTTACGGGCTCACCGCTGCTCTCCTCACCACCGGGCTGGACTTTGTCCTCATCTCCCTGTCCTACTGGTTAATCTTGAGAACAGTCTTCCGATTACCTTCTAGGGAGGCCTGGATGAAGGCCTTTGGAACGTGTGGAGCTCATATATGTGTCATCTTGATATTCTACACTCTggccttcttttccttctttaccCATCGCTTTGGAAACCATGTGCCCAGGCATACCCTGATTCTCCTGGCAAACCTGTACCTACTGGTGCCACCTATCATGAACCCCATTGTTTATGGGGTAAAGACAAAAGAGATAAGGGTGTGA